One genomic region from Hoeflea algicola encodes:
- a CDS encoding efflux RND transporter periplasmic adaptor subunit encodes MRSIVIAWAATIAVLGSVPAQGEQPLAVEIVEASQTLELRNFTLTGEIRARESLMASFPVGGRVIEVLAEVGAKVRPDAPLARLDSIQQELAIRTAEAGLTTAHADHRQAIEDLERSNTLLASGTTTRAERDAREDALRAAEGVLDQAEADRDRAIKALADTVLRATSDSTVIKRMIEPGQIIGAAQPAMELALDSGFEAVFDVPEVMLIGKAPDPGILLSRLSSPETKFHGNVTEISPLVDPASGTVTAKVAVLDPPEGLAFGEPVRGTATRDEGMQIGLPYTVVSASAQGPAVWIVDRETMKASLRPVTIDRYSTGKVYLDSGVAEGDWVVARSAQLLYPGRVVRRVEVGQ; translated from the coding sequence TTGAGATCTATTGTCATCGCATGGGCCGCCACGATTGCCGTGCTGGGAAGTGTTCCCGCACAGGGCGAACAGCCGCTGGCTGTCGAGATCGTCGAAGCCAGCCAGACGCTGGAACTGCGCAATTTCACACTGACCGGTGAAATTCGCGCCCGTGAATCGCTGATGGCGTCGTTTCCCGTGGGCGGGCGCGTGATCGAGGTGCTGGCGGAAGTCGGCGCCAAGGTTAGGCCTGACGCGCCGCTGGCGCGGCTGGATTCGATCCAGCAGGAACTGGCGATACGGACCGCCGAAGCCGGATTGACCACGGCGCACGCCGATCACCGACAGGCAATCGAGGATCTCGAACGCTCCAATACACTTCTGGCCAGCGGCACCACAACCCGTGCGGAGCGAGATGCCAGGGAGGACGCCCTGCGCGCCGCCGAGGGCGTGCTCGATCAGGCCGAAGCAGACCGTGACCGCGCCATCAAGGCGCTTGCCGATACGGTGTTGCGGGCGACGTCTGATTCCACGGTAATCAAGCGAATGATCGAACCCGGACAGATCATAGGTGCGGCGCAGCCGGCGATGGAGCTGGCGCTCGACAGCGGTTTCGAGGCGGTTTTCGACGTTCCGGAAGTTATGCTGATCGGGAAGGCACCCGACCCGGGAATCCTGTTGTCGCGATTGTCGTCCCCGGAGACGAAATTTCATGGCAACGTCACCGAAATCTCACCCCTGGTGGATCCGGCTAGCGGCACGGTCACCGCCAAGGTTGCCGTGCTGGACCCGCCCGAGGGGCTTGCTTTCGGCGAACCGGTGCGTGGCACCGCGACCCGCGATGAAGGTATGCAGATTGGCCTTCCTTACACGGTGGTTAGCGCCTCTGCGCAGGGCCCCGCGGTCTGGATTGTCGACAGGGAAACCATGAAAGCGTCGCTCCGTCCGGTCACCATCGATCGCTACAGCACCGGCAAGGTCTATTTGGACAGCGGCGTTGCGGAAGGCGACTGGGTGGTCGCCAGGAGCGCGCAACTTCTCTATCCCGGCCGGGTTGTACGTCGCGTGGAGGTGGGGCAATGA
- a CDS encoding efflux RND transporter periplasmic adaptor subunit, with product MKRLVFVYALGLTFGLAFQAPAAEPARPVVSILVDQQASLLQSYTGVVVARTETALGFPIIGTVAARPAGTGDIVTKGDVLAQLSTEDFDADLRTAEAGVTVARAQLRSATDARDRAKELSERGVGSATRLEDSERALVSAQARLEQALASRARAADIRDLATLSAPFDGVVTETLAEAGATLSAGQAILRLAAIGEREIIIDVSEDSAVVRAIGDRFTARLLANDGVTAAAVLARIDPVAERATRTHRLHLTLESAPPAFRLGALVKVTPAGSGHQDIFVPLSALLDPRAVWVVDRSDDTIALRQVELGATSGGFAIVSSGLTAGDEVVIKGIHSLKEGQVVGPRETE from the coding sequence ATGAAGCGACTGGTTTTCGTCTACGCGCTCGGCCTGACGTTCGGTCTGGCATTTCAGGCACCGGCCGCCGAACCGGCGCGCCCGGTGGTGTCCATCCTTGTCGACCAGCAGGCCAGCCTGTTGCAAAGCTATACCGGTGTGGTTGTTGCCCGCACCGAGACGGCGCTTGGTTTTCCGATTATCGGCACGGTTGCCGCGCGTCCGGCGGGAACAGGAGATATTGTTACAAAGGGCGATGTACTGGCGCAGCTCAGTACCGAAGATTTTGACGCCGATCTGCGCACTGCCGAGGCCGGTGTGACGGTGGCACGGGCGCAACTTCGCTCGGCGACCGATGCGCGTGATCGGGCCAAGGAACTGTCCGAACGCGGGGTCGGCAGCGCTACCCGACTGGAGGACAGCGAACGGGCGCTGGTTTCGGCACAGGCGCGTCTGGAACAGGCACTGGCCTCGCGGGCGCGGGCCGCCGATATCCGGGATCTGGCGACTTTGAGCGCACCGTTCGATGGTGTCGTCACCGAGACGCTGGCAGAAGCGGGGGCGACCCTCTCGGCAGGGCAGGCGATCCTCAGGCTTGCGGCTATTGGCGAACGGGAAATCATCATTGATGTATCCGAGGATTCGGCTGTGGTGCGTGCCATCGGCGATCGCTTCACCGCCCGGCTGCTCGCCAATGACGGGGTAACAGCAGCAGCGGTGCTGGCGCGGATTGACCCGGTGGCAGAACGCGCCACCCGGACGCACCGCCTGCATCTGACACTCGAATCCGCACCGCCGGCGTTCCGGCTTGGGGCGCTGGTAAAGGTCACACCGGCCGGCAGTGGACACCAGGACATCTTCGTTCCGCTCTCGGCGCTGCTCGATCCGCGGGCTGTATGGGTGGTTGACCGCAGCGATGACACCATTGCCCTGCGTCAGGTCGAACTCGGCGCCACCAGTGGCGGCTTCGCCATTGTTTCCTCAGGGCTGACGGCGGGCGATGAAGTGGTCATCAAGGGAATTCATTCACTCAAGGAAGGGCAGGTCGTCGGCCCGCGTGAAACCGAATGA
- a CDS encoding HAD family hydrolase, whose product MFAPKLIIFDCDGVLVDSEVISANVLIDALASIGVVVDFAHVQTHFLGRSWATVAAEIRNSHGYLPGNDFEEMYRSQLLKRFERELVPTPGMVALLQSLTVNVCVATSSTPKRAKRSLELTGLSPFFGADVFTASEVEHGKPAPDLFLHAASRMQVDPAECLVIEDAVPGIQAAIHAGMQVLRFTGGSHLQGVSENVLALNGQVRCFDKWQHFPEMGPHATSITNR is encoded by the coding sequence ATGTTCGCCCCCAAATTGATCATCTTCGACTGCGATGGCGTTCTGGTCGACAGCGAGGTCATCAGCGCCAACGTCCTGATCGATGCCCTGGCAAGCATCGGCGTTGTCGTCGATTTCGCGCATGTGCAAACCCATTTTCTCGGCCGCAGCTGGGCCACGGTGGCAGCCGAAATCCGTAACTCCCACGGCTATTTGCCTGGGAATGATTTTGAGGAAATGTACCGCAGCCAATTGCTCAAGCGTTTCGAACGCGAACTGGTGCCGACCCCGGGGATGGTGGCGCTTCTTCAATCCCTGACGGTAAACGTCTGCGTGGCAACCAGCAGCACACCCAAACGGGCGAAACGATCACTCGAACTGACCGGGCTTTCGCCCTTTTTCGGCGCAGACGTTTTTACCGCCTCCGAGGTGGAACACGGAAAACCGGCGCCCGATCTGTTCCTGCATGCAGCCAGCCGCATGCAGGTTGACCCTGCCGAATGTCTCGTGATCGAGGATGCCGTGCCCGGCATTCAGGCCGCCATCCATGCAGGCATGCAGGTGTTGCGGTTTACCGGCGGAAGCCATCTTCAAGGGGTCAGCGAGAATGTGCTGGCATTGAACGGACAGGTACGGTGTTTTGACAAATGGCAGCATTTCCCCGAAATGGGGCCGCATGCTACCAGCATAACCAACAGGTAA